CAGCTTCGTGTTCCTTGGCCTCGTCGTTCTCAACGGCCTCTTCAAATTCTACATCAATACCTACAAGGGACGACTTGGCGAACGGATGCTAAGGCGCATCCGCTTTGATCTGATCGACCGTGTCCTGCGCTTCCCGCCAAACCAGTTCAAAAAGGTAAAATCCGCCGAGATCGCCACCATGATCAAGGACGAGGTCGAGCCTCTTGGCGGCTTCACAGGCGATGCGTTCGTCCAGCCAGCACTTCTCGGCGGCCAAGCCATTACCGCGCTCGCCTTCATCATCATCCAGAATTTCTGGCTGGGCATGATTGCGGCGGGCATCGTTTGCGTCCAGGCCATCATCATTCCACGCATGAGGCGGCGCCTGCTCGAACTGGGTCGCCAGCGCCAGTTGACGGCACGACAACTATCCGGGCGCGTCAGCGAAATCGTCGATGGAATTCACTCCATCCACGCACATGATACTTCGAACCTCGAGCGCGCAGACATTGCCCAGCGACTGGGCCTGATCTTCAACATTCGCTATGATCTTTACCAGTGGAAGTTTCTCGTCAAGTTCATCAATAACTTCCTGGCGCAGGTCACACCTTTCCTGTTCTACGTCATCGGCGGCTATCTTGCACTGCAGGGTCGTCTGGATATCGGCCAGCTCGTCGCGGTCATCGCGGCCTACAAGGATCTTCCCGGTCCCTTGAAGGAATTGATCGACTGGGATCAGGCACGACAGGATGTTCAGGTAAAATACGCTCAGGTGGTCGAGCAGTTCGACGTCGAACATCTCGTTCCCGCCAATGTACAAACCGTGATGCGGGAGCCTGTCGAGAGGCTGGCTGCTCCGCTGGTCGCATCGCACCTTCTTGTGACCGATGATAGCGGTGCACCGATTCTCAACAGGGTATCGCTGGAAATCCAGCCAAACGAGACGATTGCGGTTCTCGGCCAGAATGGCGCTGGCGGCGAGGCCATAGCGGAAGCCTTCGGTCGCGTCGTCTGGCCGGATAGCGGCAAGATCACGATTGGTGGGCAGGATATTCTGGAGATGCCGGAATCGGTCACCGGTCGCCGCATCAGCTTTGTCTCTTCCGACGCGCATTTCTTTCACGGCAGCTTGCGCGACAACCTGTTCTACGGCCTGAAGCATGCGCCCCTGACGGAAACGACCTACAAGGGCAGCGAGGCGAGAGAATTCAAGCGGAACCTTTTGGAAGCGCAGCGATCGGGAAATCCATCGTTCGACCTCAACAGCGACTGGATCGATTATGACGCGGCTGGCGCCACAGGCCCTGACGACCTCCTCAAGGTCATTCGCCCCGTTCTCGATGCGGTGATGATTTCGCAGGATATCTTCGATCTGGCACTGCGCTCCAAGGTCGATCTTGCGGCTCATCCGGCCATGAGCGAGGTGATTGTCGATGTTCGAGCGGCGCTGCAACGGCGCCTCGCGGAGGAGGATCTGGAGGGAACCGTGGTGCCGTTCCGGCCGGATAGCTACAACGATCAGGCGACCGTTGGCGAGAACCTGCTGTTTGGAACCATGAAGCAGTC
The window above is part of the Rhizobium rhizoryzae genome. Proteins encoded here:
- a CDS encoding ABC transporter transmembrane domain-containing protein, translated to MEKGLARYIWRNTSRQQLWILAIVALSMIPYFLSFDLPKQIVNGPIQGQGFEDVDATRTFMELSPTLPLIGEVHLFGGFELDRLQTLLALSFVFLGLVVLNGLFKFYINTYKGRLGERMLRRIRFDLIDRVLRFPPNQFKKVKSAEIATMIKDEVEPLGGFTGDAFVQPALLGGQAITALAFIIIQNFWLGMIAAGIVCVQAIIIPRMRRRLLELGRQRQLTARQLSGRVSEIVDGIHSIHAHDTSNLERADIAQRLGLIFNIRYDLYQWKFLVKFINNFLAQVTPFLFYVIGGYLALQGRLDIGQLVAVIAAYKDLPGPLKELIDWDQARQDVQVKYAQVVEQFDVEHLVPANVQTVMREPVERLAAPLVASHLLVTDDSGAPILNRVSLEIQPNETIAVLGQNGAGGEAIAEAFGRVVWPDSGKITIGGQDILEMPESVTGRRISFVSSDAHFFHGSLRDNLFYGLKHAPLTETTYKGSEAREFKRNLLEAQRSGNPSFDLNSDWIDYDAAGATGPDDLLKVIRPVLDAVMISQDIFDLALRSKVDLAAHPAMSEVIVDVRAALQRRLAEEDLEGTVVPFRPDSYNDQATVGENLLFGTMKQSMLTPAALAAHPYFKQIMRETGLSNDLYAMGLEIAETAVELFRDLPPDNPFFQQLTFMSAEDIPAYEELLQSLKGTTAEEASSKDRINIIRLSFAYIEPRHRFGLLTPELRDKIVQARQSFYADLPEDLATMIERHDPSRFSESASLIDNVLFGRIAYSEADASDRIKRIARDIFAEMDLEHNVLSIGLDFDVGTQGRRLTNVQRQKLNLARALLKRSDYFIFNRPLPALDQRAQDQIVTNVMRDLHRDGYRPAIIWVLPTADVAQLFDRILVFKGGNLVENGAYDEVFEKNGMFKQLVS